Proteins co-encoded in one Flavobacterium fluviale genomic window:
- a CDS encoding META domain-containing protein: MKKILMLFIAGSLAFSCKSSKEAASVAATNEKSVEKKLQQTWILENLNGKVITEKDFSNFPKVQMTSSNFSGSTGCNAIKGNLLSKGEGKIQFLELTSETKKCDAKKEGEFLQLLRTTSGYSIENNKLYLSNQFGLTMSFKKG, from the coding sequence ATGAAAAAGATTTTAATGTTATTTATTGCAGGATCATTGGCTTTTAGCTGCAAATCGAGTAAAGAAGCAGCATCGGTCGCTGCCACAAATGAAAAATCAGTTGAAAAGAAATTACAACAAACTTGGATTTTAGAGAATTTGAACGGAAAAGTGATTACTGAAAAAGATTTCTCAAATTTTCCAAAAGTCCAAATGACTTCATCAAATTTTTCGGGATCAACTGGGTGCAATGCTATTAAAGGAAATTTACTTTCTAAAGGAGAAGGAAAAATTCAGTTTTTAGAACTTACTTCAGAAACTAAAAAATGTGATGCAAAAAAAGAAGGTGAATTTCTGCAATTGTTAAGAACAACTTCTGGTTATTCTATCGAAAATAATAAACTTTATCTTTCTAATCAGTTTGGATTGACAATGTCTTTTAAAAAAGGATAA